In Apis cerana isolate GH-2021 linkage group LG6, AcerK_1.0, whole genome shotgun sequence, the following are encoded in one genomic region:
- the LOC107999672 gene encoding protein PFF0380w: MNRRFNKPIRTYERKKFREVVILTPKINNSNDVNNKNNALLNKNSNEESSDSMYDDPFETTFDRLLKNTRKLPPPAPKTYNDTILVTSTDNDKSEISNHKSSLLEMCNFDTKLISNQKVMHRKPKMRIVKKTIIKKKTSILQNSGKFKVCKDESQKKYELRKTRNNKKILFKHLNVDCLSFNLNESKIPESKKSNQDKRKTSNKKYFVKKKRKNDSNMSRIKSFNNIEIKPCFVNLDRSIVTQWNNKLNVIENNLVKKNDKLDQYSIINTNIDNFKSNSENMTCCSIKKEQLRVDSYTKSFNIEKKYKGIFSSTPNGKPIRPFVHLIPLSPISIEHLKKNKDSIMLPNNTLINENNEVSLESKLITNDIYKSIEEKCVFEDKSKLSSNFSECNLNQSENVDKKKINLLFNYTTNEHYKQKKESLIKIDSEQNISKNQSKQDELTKLITQEYKISNIKMDEYYLKFSIDENNSCSLFDNNESIQNILHNFPEENNVIKTSSNLLYDNDNEINEKNIKLNNKIHSNFVKLNEKSVLNIDKEIIFNDKIWEELPTTLIPVTLDSSSDDVEFKLKTKEIEDKNNSILIEQTLSNENNISNKKYSSIDGNNTSSCHVVLKQLQDPFRITRRKKYSKWDLELIAIAKDCNNSIKVKEKSMNSRKEIKNRQISQKKSSTLENIIEESNNNKCIEIKKPIYLKPGKSWARSLSILNNIQTEFNLEKLSVGKGKRWRDSVQDILNMQTQGIIQSCIKKNDSDKELQVTNEVINKSEHELVNKKSRTCDSTNFGRVSRRISVRVIPIHKTVKSIEDASFLEVYGIVPVKSQRFTLLNNNPRKSSTCNFQHDDIDSQIIKEHVVLTAREVILQRCSQKDYISFSTYFSDLYLDYCRKIGEGVYGEVFLYEQENKKSVIKIIPIEGNDYVNGEPQKKFHEILSEIVIAMELHNLRFNARYNTDGFVEVKNIKCIKGKYPERLIELWNIYDEEKHSDNDCPSMFNDDQLYIVLELGHGGQDLEAFVFNTAEEAHILFLQAALALAVAEKAVEFEHRDLHWGNILISPTNETYIHFKIGQKNIELISKGVKVSIIDFTLSRIKYQGCSVFNDLASDPTLFSAQGEYQFEIYRLMRDKVKNNWQTFEPYTNILWLHYTLDKMITAVRYRKRNLKTHKNGITKLKELKNEILTYNSAFEFVTNCDKIVNLLRINPKSG, encoded by the exons atgaatCGTCGGTTTAATAAACCTATTCGTacttatgaaagaaaaaaattcagagaAGTAGTAATTTTAAcaccaaaaataaataattcaaatgatgttaataataaaaataatgctttgctgaataaaaattcaaatgaagAAAGTAGTGATTCTATGTATGATGATCCTTTTGAAACTACATTTGATAGACTTCTTAAAAATACGag aaAACTTCCACCACCAGCACCTAAAACATATAATGATACGATACTAGTAACTAGCACAGATAATGATAAATCTGAAATAAGTAATCATAAGTCTTCATTACTTGAGATGTGcaattttgatacaaaattaatttctaatcagAAGGTAATGCATAGAAAGCCAAAAATGCGAATTgtaaagaaaacaataataaaaaaaaaaacatctatattacaaaatagtggaaaatttaaa gtATGTAAAGATGaatctcaaaaaaaatatgaattgcgtaaaacaagaaataataaaaaaatattatttaaacatttaaatgttgattgtttaagttttaatcttaatgaaagtaaaattcctgaaagtaaaaaaagcaatcaagataaaagaaaaacttctaataaaaaatattttgtaaaaaaaaaaagaaagaatgatagTAATATGTCaagaataaaatcttttaataatatagaaataaaaccaTGTTTTGTTAATTTGGATAGATCTATTGTAACACAATGgaataataagttaaatgtaatagagaataatttagtgaagaaaaatgataaattagatcaatattcgattattaataccaatattgataattttaaatctaatagtGAAAATATGACATGTTgttctattaaaaaagaacaattaagAGTAGATTCATATACAAAGTCATtcaatattgagaaaaaatataaaggtaTATTCAGTAGTACACCAAATGGTAAACCTATTAGGCCATTTGTTCATTTGATTCCTTTATCACCAATTTCTattgaacatttaaaaaaaaataaagattctatAATGCTTccaaataatactttaattaatgaaaataatgaagttTCATTAGAGTCcaaattaataactaatgatatatacaaaagtatagaagaaaaatgtgtatttgaagataaatctaaattatcatCTAATTTCAGTGAGTGCAATTTAAATCAATCAGAAAAtgtagacaaaaaaaaaattaatttattatttaactatactACTAATGAACATTataagcaaaaaaaagaatccttaataaaaatagattcagaacaaaatatttcaaaaaatcaaagtaAACAAGATGAGTTAACTAAATTAATAAcacaagaatataaaatttcaaatataaaaatggatgaatattatttaaaattttctattgatgaaaataactcATGttctttatttgataataatgaaagtattcagaatatattacataattttcctgaagaaaataatgtaataaaaacatCTAGTAATTTActatatgataatgataatgaaataaatgaaaaaaatataaaattaaataataaaatacattctaattttgtaaaattaaatgaaaaatcagttttaaatattgataaagaaataatttttaatgataaaatatgggAAGAGTTACCTACAACTTTAATCCCAGTAACTTTAGATTCATCATCTGATGatgtagaatttaaattaaaaactaaggaaattgaagataaaaataatagtatactAATTGAACAAACTTTATcaaatgaaaacaatatatcaaataaaaaatattcttctatagATGGAAATAATACATCATCATGTCATGTAGTTTTGAAACAATTGCAAGATCCCTTTAGAattacaagaagaaaaaaatattctaaatggGATCTTGAATTAATTGCTATAGCAAAAGAttgtaataatagtattaaagtgaaagaaaaatctatgaattcaagaaaagaaattaagaatagacaaatatcacaaaaaaaatcatcaactttagaaaatataatagaggaatctaataataataaatgtatagaaataaagaaacctatatatttaaaaccaGGCAAATCTTGGGCAAgatctttatcaattttaaataatatacaaactgaatttaatttggaaaaattatctgTTGGAAAAGGTAAAAGATGGAGAGATAGTGTTCAGGATATTTTGAATATGCAAACACaag GAATTATACAaagttgtataaaaaaaaatgatagtgATAAAGAATTACAAGTAACTAatgaagtaattaataaatctgaaCATGAATTGGTTAATAAAAAGAGTAGGACCTGTGATTCTACCAATTTTGGACGTGTTTCAAGAAGGATATCAGTTCGTGTTATTCCAATTCATAAAACAGTAAAATCTATTGAAGATGCATCATTTCTTGAAGTTTATGGCATTGTTCCTGTTAAAAGTCAGagatttacattattaaataata atCCTCGAAAATCTTCTACATGCAATTTTCAACATGATGATATTGATagtcaaattattaaagaacatGTAGTTTTAACAGCTAGAGAAGTTATTTTACAAAGATGTTCACAAAAggattatatatcattttcaacatatttttcagattt atacttAGATTACTgtcgaaaaattggagaaGGTGTATATGGAGAAGTTTTTCTTTAtgaacaagaaaataaaaaatctgttataaaaattattcctataGAAGGTAATGATTATGTTAATGGAGAaccacaaaaaaaatttcatgaaatattatcagaaattgtaattgcaat gGAATTACATAATTTGAGATTCAATGCAAGATACAATACTGATGGATTTgtagaagtaaaaaatattaaatgtataaaagggAAATATCCAGAAAGACTTATAGAATTGTGGAATATCTATGACGAAGAAAAACATTCGGATAATGATTGTCCATCAATGTTTAATGATGATCAGTTATACATTGTTCTTGAACTTGGACATGGTGGTCAAGATCTAGAagcatttgtatttaatactgCAGAGGAAgctcatattttatttctacag gcTGCATTAGCATTAGCTGTTGCAGAAAAAGCTGTTGAATTTGAACATAGAGACTTGCATTGgggaaatatattaatatctccgACAAATGAaacttatatacattttaaaattggacAAAAAAACATCGAATTGATTAGTAAAGGTGTAAag GTGTCTATTATAGATTTCACTTtatcaagaataaaatatcaaggaTGTAGTGTATTTAATGATCTTGCATCAGATCCTACACTTTTTTCAGCTCAGGGTGaatatcaatttgaaatatatcgattgATGAGAGATAAAGTTAA aaacaATTGGCAAACATTTGAAccttatacaaatattttatggtTGCATTATACTTTAGATAAAATGATTACAGCAGTTAggtatagaaaaagaaatttaaaaactcaTAAAAATGGCATAACAAAgttgaaagaattgaaaaatgaaattttgacaTATAATAGTGCCTTTGAGTTTGTAACAAACTgtgataaaattgttaatttattacgcATTAATCCAAAATCTGGGtaa